Within Legionella birminghamensis, the genomic segment CCAGTAAGGGTTCCAACTATTTCGATGCTCAGCTAAGCGGTCAATCAGGTTTATAACCATATGGCCTATTTTTCCCTGATTATTTAATATTGTAATTGCTTTATCATAATCACTTAGCTCTGCTTCCTTTGGAGTAAACACTAATTCTGAAGTGTTTAGCCGTCTTGAGAGTTGCTCTTTAATATGCATATAGAAGTCATTGATTCCGGCATCAATAAAGGGAAAATTATCAGCTAATTCATTGTATAGTTTCGGGGACAGTTTGAGCATATTAGGTAGCGGTATAGACGATGCCTGTTCAAATAATTTATTGAACTCTTGGATTAAGGGTGCGTTATCTGCAAATTCTCCATCTTTCTGTTCAGGAAGTTTCCCTAATTTATTTCCAAATTTAATAATAATTGCTATATGGCCTAAAAAATTAGAAACAATGTCGAAAGCCTCTTTTGCATTAACAGTTCGATCTCCAACCTTCATTGTTAGAGGAAGTTTTTTTTGTTCGTTTTTCGCCTGCTCGTAGTTGACGAACTCTGTAAGCAATTCGTTCAATAGAGGCATTAATTTTTTGGCATAAAAATCCTCATAAGAAACTGCAGCTGTTACATATTCATGTATTTTTGAAAACTCAAGGACTCGTTCTATCGACATATTAGTAGTGTAGGACTCAAAGCCTGATAGTATTTCCTGCTGTTGCGACGGAGTTAAATCGCCATCGAAATGATTTAACAACGATTCCAGATTCGATGGAGTAGCTAAACCTGGCAATATAAAATGAAAGTGTTCATGCTTGCTCTTGCTAAACAACCAGGAAAGATGCTTATTACGTTTGTTGTGCGCATAATCATGCATCGCACCCTCACCCACGGCGAGGGTGGGATAGATTACGCCCAGACGATTATAGCGCTCATTGAACTTATCCAGTTCGTCAGAGGGCACGTAGACTGTAATAAACCGGCCATTAATTTTAATTTTTTTAATGAGTGAATTTTCAGGAAATCTTTTTATAAACATATCAGCTGCTCCATAATAAGTGGTTTATTATAACATAGTCTGTTCAATATGTAATCAGTTGAGCGGTTTGGCTGAAGATTATCCTTCATACGGAATCAGATGATGTTTGATAAATTAAGACAAGAAGGTTTTGCATGGAATCATAAACGCGCGGATAAAACCGAAAAAGCGGTTAATCAGGGAAAAGTCTGAGGCACTGGCTCAGCCCACTGCAATCAACGAATGTTGGTCTATGGATTTCATGCATGATCAACTAGACAATGGTCGCTCTTTTCGATTATTCAATGTCCTTGATGATTTCAATCGAGAAGGCCTTGCTATCGAAGTGGATTTTTCTTTGCCGGCAGAGCGCGTAATAAGAACACTGATTAATTATTGCATCATAAAACGATGACTACATTGAATACACTAATCCATTAGTACCTTTAATCTATATAATCAGACTTAGTGTTCCCCGTCGGAATTCCCGCGGCACTGACCGCGGGACCCGCTACTAGAGCATCGTAGCGATGGCGAATAATTTACACTTGTATCGTAAAGAATCCTACATCCGCAAAGCTGAGGAAGTTTCGAGAGTATGTTCTAACTCGTCATCATGATTAGTGAAGTTCAATTTTTTAAGGTTACGGTTCATTCGTTCATTGCTTAGTTCTCCGACAATATTAGCCAAACTCACTTTATCGCTCATTATTGTTTTGGCAAGATCAAGCACAGCCTGGCCTTTTTCTTCGTTCTGCTTAAGAAGCCGGTCTAGATACTGCGCATCTTTAAAGTGGCCAGCTGCAAATAACTCCGTATAGGCCAAAAGCGTTTGCTGTTGCGTTACTAATTCCTGTGTCAGTTTCTCTAACTTAGCCGGCTGGTTTACTATATCACCTGTAAGCTGATATATTTTTTCAATCTGGGCCTCAATCTCCCGTCTAACAGAGTCCTCGCAACCTTCAGCAATATCACACGCAGTAAGGGCTAAAGCCAGACTTTTCTTCAGCTCTTCCATAGAAGGTTTTGTATCTGTATTACGGTAACTCTCTAATGAATGGACATTTTTTTTCATTGCATTAAAGAAACTGACGGGATTTTTCATAGTGTGATCCTAAATAAATTGATAAAACCAGGCCTCAATGACCCTTAATTGCCTATTGTATTCATATTTTAATCACCCGGCAATCCATTCATACGCATGGTTGTAAAACATGACCTACGTATTGAAGAATCACAAAACGAAATCACTAATGCCATTAATTTAGGACGCTAATCATATTTGTCTGGGTATTGATGAGCAAGATGCCCGGACTCTTTGTCAAACAGGTGGACACTCCCTGCCCCTTTATCTTTCGACCAGCTTCCTAAAAATTCCCAAGATCCAGTTCTTATATAGTGCTAATATATGGCAAGCGAGATCAAGAGTCTTCACCCGAGATAAATAAGAATGAGCCGAAGAAAAAATCAGCCTGTAATTAAGGTCACTAAAAGAGATCCTAATAATCCTTAAGGCGGATCCTCATCGTCACCCAAAAGTCGAACCAGGCAGAAAAACTGGAGCTTCATCATCGTGGCCCCCCAATCATGCTAGTCACACTCCAAGTTACCACCTGCTTTAAAAGTTCAACAGGAATAGCAGCTTGAATGAACTAGTGCTCTGTAGTTATGTTATGAGCGCAGCCCTGTTATTTATTGCAAGCCTAAATTGGTTACGACGTCTTCTATGACTTTTTTATCCGTTCCTTGAAAAGCCTTATAGGTTTCATTTGATAATCGACTTTCAAAAAAGCACACTTTCCGGCGTAATTTTTCAGCCCTTGAACGCCGCTCCGAAAGGGTTTGTACCGCTTCACCTTCAGTGGGCTTAGTTAAAGCATCAGCGAGTGAATCTATAGCTTTTGATAACGATGTTTTTGCTTTTAATAATTTTGTTTCTTTTTTAGGATTACTTTCATGACTCACATAATCCTTAAAACTAGTCACCAATCGCAAGCGAGTGGCGTAATGGCTCGTTTTATATTGTTGAGTTCCGCAAGCTTGCTTCAATTCATCGTGCAAAAAAGGCTCTGCATCTTTTTAATGTTTCTTTAAACTTATGTAAAAATAATTCGCTGGTCAATAAGCGTGTATCAATAATAATTTTTCTAAAAGGCCCCCGATTTTCATTGCCAACTGTCACAAAAGCATCCGAGCTTACCAATCGGGCCAATGGACCAAATGCATTATTATCTATAGGGGGAAACTCGCTAGTTATCGACTCTACTAGTTGCTTTGCTTCATTTTTTGATATATTTAAATAAAAATATGTCTCTAAAAGGTAGCCGAAATTATGAGCGCCCCGGTCAAAATGAGACTTAGTTAATTTTGCTTTGCTTTGAAACATGTTTAATAAAACCATTCCCACTATATCGCACTTGAATTTATCCAAACCAAATTCTGACAGTATTTGGTCCAGTTTAAATTTAAAGTCCCGGTAGAAATCAGTTTGATTAGTATGGCATCTATAAGCAAATGCTGCGCGTGGCTCTTGCATTAACTCTGCTATTTTTTCATAAATTTTATCTTTGTGCTCAGCAATTAACTGCAATGGAATTTTAATGTAGTAATAACCATAATAATTGCTGAAAATGCCTGTGATGGTTTCTACATTAAAATATCTTTTTAAAGCCGCTACATACTGAGAGCCTATCTCTTTGGTTAGTGCAATACGAATACATACATGTTCGGGCAATAATTTTTTTCTTCGTTGATAATTATGCTCTTCTACCACACTCTCCACATAACTATCGTGATGTAATTCGGGTTTAAATTCAGGTGATTCTGCTAATTTAAATAAAGCATGTTCAAAAACATGTCCTGTATCTAAGCGGATAGAATAAGTGGTAGATAAATACTGATTAAATTCTTTAAAAAACTCATTGTAATTCATTATTGCTTCCTCGATAAACTAATAAATGCGTACTCAAGTCGTGGCAGTCCGTTTTAACTTGTTGCATTCAACATTTCATCATCCATACAAATGTTCCCTTCTCTCGAAAATAATAGGATATTCAATGTCACCGCTCGGTTGAATTATATTAATATTCTGGTTTGCCCACCAGAGGCTCTTCATCCACACAATGGCTTCATCAAAAAATCCAACTCTCACTTTATTATGTTTGCCTGTTTTTTTAATTCTTTCTGGACGATAAATGCGTTTATCAATTCCAGTCCGGTGAAGTTATCAGCCAGTATCGCGGTGTATTTCGCTGACGTTCTATCAAACAGGTGGCACTCCCCTGCTCCGTTTCGACTCACTTCCTAAAAATTCCCAGGATCCAGTTTTCATATAGTGCTAGTATATCGCCAGCGAGATGAAGCGTCTTCACCCGACCCATGGGCCAATTATGAATAAAATACAATGACCCAGCTAGAAGGAACATTGTTAGAAGAGCTTTGGCATGCCATGGATCATGACAATAAATTAGTCATTATTAAGGAGCTTGGTTCATTACTACGGGAAGTTCATACTCTCCCGACACAGGGTTTGGAATCGATAGACGGCCAGTGGAAGTCCTTTATTCGAAGTCAAATAACATCCTGCGTAGCACATCATAGAACTAAAGGTTTACCTACTTCCTTATTAAAACAAATCCCTTCTTATATTGAATCGGTTAATGAATCTTTACTTCAAATTGAAAAGCCGGTTATTTTAACTGGAGAATACACGCCGATGAATTTTTTGGTCACAAATACCGACGGAACCTGGCATATAACAGGCTTGATCGATTTTGGCGATGCAATGCTAGGTCATTATAAGTATGATTTATTAGGGCCAGGTGCATTTTTGATACAGGGTGATAAAGAACTATTACAGACATTTTTACGGGCTTATGGATTTCGGGTAGACAAGCTTAATGGCGAACTGAGTCAACAGTTAACTGCATTAATGCTTCTCCATAAATATAGCAATCTGGAAATTCAAATAAGAATTGCTAGCATCCTCTATGAAAAAACTAGAAAATTTAGTCTGGGGATTTTAATTTATAGGGTTGATTATGCCCCCTGCAAACCACTAGTTTTAGTTTTACCCGTAAATTGCGGGAAAAGTTATCCGAAATCAAAAACTGCACTCAATTACCGCTGTTTTTACTTCATTTAATTTGGTCACCGAATCAGTATTAAATTGAAAGAAAAAACATCGTCCTTGTGTTGCAAACAAATTTCCTAAATTTGCGATGGAAAGAGAGACAAGTGTTATCATAAAATTTGCCAGGAATTCTTTATATCCTCGATGGTGTTTAAGCTTTTCCTGAACATTGGAGGTTTCCCTGGTACAATTAGTCTTAAAATTCTTTTCAAGCAGGTCACTGGTTTTTTCAGGTTCGGCAATACATGAATCTAAATAATTTTTAATTTCCTTTCGGATAAACAGCTCAAGCTCGCCTATCTGCTTTGACTCCAGCTCAAACCCTCGCCCCGCCAGGTTCTTTGCTTTTAGAGTTAATAAAGGAATTTTATTTACAATGGGTGAAATGGCGCCGAAAGCTTTTTCTGCATGATTCTTCAGCGCGTATTCTTGAAGCTGCTCCAGGGTTAAAGAAAAACCTTTTGCGAGTAAATAATTAATAACTTCCCGGCTATTATACTTCACTGCAATATTTAAAAATTCATTTCTGTAGGATTCACTCGCGCGTCTTCTCTGAGTCACTGAGACAGGTTTCAATTCGTTCCACAACCCCATGCCATCATTAAATAAAAAATCGACTACAGCTAAACGATCTTTCTGAATTGCCTCATCCCTTAGAAATTTTTTATCTTTATAATTATTTAAATAAGGTATTAATCCCTGTGTCTGCCCATAACTTTGAATTATAAAACCCTTTCGCTCATATTGCGGCTGATCTCCAAGATAGGATAGCTTGAGCAGTTCTTGTAACTGCTCAACATTGTCCTGGTCAATTGCTTCCAGCGCTTGCATTTTCAAGGAGGAATAGACTGTTTGATCGTAGGGAGAAAACATAATTGGACGGCTGTTATTTTAATTTTTTCAAAATTATATCATAGGATTCAAACTCTTTTTATTAAACTGTAAGCGTCCGTGATGACTGACCTGTATAAGCATGTATAATTACCTCCGCATGGATTAACTTGCAATCAGCTTTATAACAAGGAGATAGGATGTTTAGTAAGCGTGAGGATACAAGCACCCGATTTACGGATCGGATTGAGTTGAATAAGGTGGGAAATCATTTAACAACACTTCGCACACGCACACGGGGCATGCAAGCTTCGGCCATGGATGTGGGTTCACTATCGTATGATAAATACCAAATACTTCAAAAAATTTTAAAGGACATTGATACCTTAATCGCTGAATTTAATGACAGAGGCCCACAAAGCGATCCTGGGAAAGAGTTGAGGGAAGTCAGGGAATTATTAAT encodes:
- a CDS encoding aminoglycoside phosphotransferase family protein; the protein is MTQLEGTLLEELWHAMDHDNKLVIIKELGSLLREVHTLPTQGLESIDGQWKSFIRSQITSCVAHHRTKGLPTSLLKQIPSYIESVNESLLQIEKPVILTGEYTPMNFLVTNTDGTWHITGLIDFGDAMLGHYKYDLLGPGAFLIQGDKELLQTFLRAYGFRVDKLNGELSQQLTALMLLHKYSNLEIQIRIASILYEKTRKFSLGILIYRVDYAPCKPLVLVLPVNCGKSYPKSKTALNYRCFYFI